A genomic stretch from Helianthus annuus cultivar XRQ/B chromosome 1, HanXRQr2.0-SUNRISE, whole genome shotgun sequence includes:
- the LOC110927385 gene encoding uncharacterized protein LOC110927385 has translation MGRGGRVGRMCSNACSTKFNCNCFRCYTSFWVRWDASPNRKVIHEIIDAYEDGLVHNKKNGKNKKERKNNKCLSSSSSSSSSSSCSSSSSGLHAPPAAAENMSCEPLTMEQSTIEGENEVVTGSSEKESVRKIVNFIGERIWGVWGV, from the exons ATGGGTCGTGGAGGGAGAGTAGGCCGAATGTGCTCAAATGCTTGTAGCACAAAa TTCAACTGCAACTGCTTCAGATGTTATACAAGTTTCTGGGTCCGTTGGGATGCTTCACCAAACCGAAAAGTTATCCATGAAATCATAGACGCTTATGAAGATGGGTTAGTTCACAACAAGAAAAATGGTAAGaacaaaaaagaaagaaagaataacAAGTGtttatcttcatcatcttcttcttcttcttcaagttcTTGTTCTAGTTCCTCAAGTGGTTTACACGCGCCACCGGCTGCGGCGGAGAACATGAGTTGTGAGCCGTTAACAATGGAGCAAAGTACGATTGAGGGTGAAAATGAAGTGGTCACTGGGTCGTCGGAAAAAGAGTCTGTAAGAAAGATTGTTAACTTTATTGGGGAAAGGATTTGGGGTGTTTGGGGTGTTTGA